The sequence TCGCGATCGTGGACTCCGGCTCCACGGTGGCCGACCCTGCCGACGCCCCGGAGCCTCGGGTGCTCTGGGAGGCTCGTCGGCCCGAGGCTCCGGAGCTGCGTCCGCGCAGTCGCACACTGACCTGGCGTGACGGCTCCAGCTTCACCTTCCCGTTGCACGACTACACGGAGGAGCGCTACCTGCGGAGTCGCATCGGCGGCGACGGCGCGCCCCTCTGGCACGGCGGTGCCGCCGCCACCTGAGCGGTGTGCATTGCTCAGAACGCGGCGCTACCCCACTCCTTGAAGGCGAACTCGCTGAGCGGGACGCGCCTGCGCGGCGCGTTCTCTCGCTCGACCTCGCCATCCTCGCCGGGCGCGTCCGGCTTCGCGGGCACGCCGACGGCGATGACGACGAGCGGCTCCACACCGGACGGGAGATCGAACGCCTTTCTGGCGGCTTCCCTGTCGAAGCCCGCCATCTGCCTCGCGACAAGGCCCTCGGCGACAGCCTGGAGAACAAGGTTCTCCGTGGCGAGCCCGACACCGTACTCGGCGTAGGGCACGGTGCCCTTGTCGTTGCTCGTCAGCGCGCAGGCGAGAAGCAGGGCGCCTGCGCGATGCGCCCATGCCCGGTTGCTCTCGGTGAGTGAGTCGAGGACCCGCTTGTACGTCCCGTCACCGCGCTGTCCCACCACGTAGCGGGCCGGCTGGGTGTTGCCGTACGACGGTGCCCAGCGCGCCGCCTCAAGCAGGGCGCGTAGTTTCTCGCCGCTCACCTCCGCCTCACCGTCGAGGAGGCGGGGGCTCCACCGGCTTGC comes from Saccharomonospora xinjiangensis XJ-54 and encodes:
- a CDS encoding nitroreductase family protein; its protein translation is MSDKRAETSVRIHEIIASRWSPRLLDGEAEVSGEKLRALLEAARWAPSYGNTQPARYVVGQRGDGTYKRVLDSLTESNRAWAHRAGALLLACALTSNDKGTVPYAEYGVGLATENLVLQAVAEGLVARQMAGFDREAARKAFDLPSGVEPLVVIAVGVPAKPDAPGEDGEVERENAPRRRVPLSEFAFKEWGSAAF